Proteins from a genomic interval of Nostoc sp. TCL240-02:
- a CDS encoding STAS domain-containing protein: MNESKIPEILETFEAELLSEWTQELTTVNIRRGLIKEADLKEECREFLSLFRIAVGQGKLSNIQTEAWQEVREILTSISRSRSLKGFTSSETATFVFSFKQPLFNRMRQQLQDPIQLGEDIWLATKLLDQLGLLTMEVYQKTREEVILRQQEELMELSTPVIKLWKGILALPIIGTLDSTRTQLMMESLLQMIVETGSEVAIIDITGVPTVDTLTAQHLLKTVTAARLMGADCMISGIRPQIAQTIVYLGIDLTDVTTKATLADAFIIALKRLGANITRSQPE, encoded by the coding sequence ATGAACGAAAGTAAAATACCAGAGATCCTGGAAACCTTTGAGGCAGAACTGCTATCGGAGTGGACTCAGGAGTTAACCACTGTCAATATTCGGAGAGGCTTGATTAAAGAAGCCGATCTAAAGGAAGAGTGCCGGGAATTCCTTAGCTTGTTTCGGATCGCCGTTGGGCAAGGCAAGTTGAGCAATATTCAGACAGAGGCATGGCAGGAGGTGCGGGAGATCCTAACTAGCATTTCTCGATCGCGATCGCTAAAAGGCTTCACATCGTCAGAAACAGCTACATTCGTCTTTTCCTTCAAGCAACCGCTCTTTAACCGGATGCGTCAGCAATTGCAAGACCCCATTCAGTTGGGTGAAGATATCTGGTTAGCCACAAAATTACTGGATCAGCTGGGATTGCTGACAATGGAAGTGTATCAAAAGACGCGGGAAGAGGTGATTTTGCGGCAGCAGGAAGAATTAATGGAACTGTCTACCCCAGTAATTAAACTCTGGAAGGGAATTTTGGCATTACCCATTATTGGCACTTTAGATAGTACTCGTACTCAATTGATGATGGAATCATTATTGCAGATGATTGTCGAAACCGGGTCAGAAGTTGCCATTATTGACATTACTGGGGTTCCCACCGTCGATACTCTCACCGCTCAACATCTACTCAAAACTGTTACTGCTGCCCGTCTCATGGGAGCCGATTGTATGATCAGTGGCATTCGTCCTCAAATTGCCCAAACCATCGTTTATCTCGGTATAGACTTGACTGATGTCACAACCAAGGCAACCTTAGCCGATGCCTTTATCATCGCGCTAAAACGGTTGGGAGCGAATATTACCCGCTCTCAACCGGAATAG
- a CDS encoding IS5 family transposase (programmed frameshift), protein MSRLPAIENPQRKPYPSDLSDAEWLIIKPFLPKPKGFGHPVEVDLREILNAIFYVQRTGCQWEMLPHDLPPYTTVYGYFQKWQRKGIWQKIHDQVRHQLRQDLGRDEHSSVAIADSQSVKTTGKKGEVYGFDGGKKVKGRKRHIVVDSQGLLIGVLVTEANASERLGAVVVLHESAQELSKLEVVWVDQGYSGENFAQAVKQVCGEQVRVEVIERISKTFERLPKRWIVERTFGWLNRFRRLSKDYELYTEISEAMIYGSLIRLMVKRMAA, encoded by the exons ATGAGCCGTCTACCTGCGATTGAAAATCCACAGCGTAAACCCTACCCAAGTGATTTAAGCGATGCCGAATGGTTAATTATCAAGCCCTTTCTACCAAAACCTAAAGGGTTTGGGCATCCTGTAGAAGTAGATTTACGAGAAATTTTGAATGCTATTTTCTATGTGCAACGTACCGGGTGTCAGTGGGAAATGCTACCCCATGATCTTCCACCTTACACAACAGTATACGGCTACTTTCAGAAATGGCAGCGCAAAGGAATATGGCAGAAAATTCACGACCAAGTGCGCCATCAACTGCGACAAGATTTGGGCAGAGACGAACACTCTAGCGTTGCGATCGCCGATTCTCAGTCAGTGAAGACAACGG GAAAAAAAGGGGAAGTCTACGGTTTCGATGGTGGTAAGAAAGTTAAAGGCCGTAAGCGACATATAGTTGTGGATTCTCAAGGTTTGTTGATTGGCGTTTTAGTGACTGAAGCTAATGCGTCGGAACGTTTGGGGGCTGTGGTTGTACTCCATGAATCGGCTCAGGAATTGTCTAAATTGGAAGTTGTTTGGGTAGATCAAGGCTATTCTGGTGAAAACTTTGCTCAAGCTGTCAAGCAAGTTTGCGGAGAACAGGTTCGTGTTGAGGTGATTGAGAGAATATCGAAAACATTTGAACGATTACCCAAGCGGTGGATTGTGGAAAGGACATTCGGCTGGCTCAATCGATTTCGGCGTTTGAGCAAGGATTATGAGTTGTACACAGAGATCAGTGAAGCCATGATTTACGGCTCATTGATTCGTCTGATGGTAAAACGAATGGCAGCTTAA
- the clpB gene encoding ATP-dependent chaperone ClpB translates to MQPTNPNQFTEKAWEAIAHTPDIVKQYQQQQIESEHLMKALLEQDGLATGILTKAGVNLQKLRDRTEQFFQRQPKVSGTSSSVYLGRSLDTLLDRADVYRKEFQDEYISIEHLLLAYAKDDRFGKALFQEFGLDEGKLKDIIKQVRGSQKVTDQNPEGKYEALEKYGRDLTEAARKGQLDPVIGRDDEIRRTVQILSRRTKNNPVLIGEPGVGKTAIAEGLAQRIIAGDVPQSLKDRKLISLDMGALIAGAKFRGEFEERLKAVLKEVTESGGNIVLFIDEIHTVVGAGATQGAMDAGNLLKPMLARGELRCIGATTLDEYRKHIEKDAALERRFQQVYVDQPSVEDSISILRGLRERYENHHGVKISDSALVAAAVLSSRYISDRFLPDKAIDLVDEAAARLKMEITSKPEELDEIDRKILQLEMEKLSLQKESDAASRERLERLEKEIADLKEEQRTLNTQWQSEKDIIDKIQSVKKEIERVNLEIQQAERDYDLNRAAELKYGNLTSLHRQLEAVETELANAQRSGKSLLREEVTEGDIAEIISKWTGIPISKLVESEKEKLLHLEDELHRRVVGQEEAVTAVADAIQRSRAGLADPNRPIASFIFLGPTGVGKTELAKALAGFMFDSEDSLVRIDMSEYMEKHAVSRLIGAPPGYVGYEEGGQLTEAIRRRPYSVILFDEIEKAHPDVFNIFLQILDDGRVTDAQGHKVDFKNAIIIMTSNIGSQYILDVAGDNAHYDEMRRRVMEAMRNSFRPEFLNRIDEIIIFHGLDKKELRQIVLLQVERLRQRLSDRKISLKLSDTALDFLAEVGYDPVYGARPLKRAIQRELETQIAKAILRGEFNNGDTIFVDVQNERLSFSRLPAEVFSS, encoded by the coding sequence ATGCAACCTACTAATCCTAACCAATTTACAGAAAAAGCCTGGGAAGCGATCGCCCATACCCCGGATATTGTTAAACAATATCAACAACAGCAGATAGAAAGCGAACACCTGATGAAAGCTTTGCTAGAACAAGATGGTCTAGCAACTGGGATTCTCACCAAAGCGGGTGTTAACCTCCAAAAACTGCGTGATCGCACCGAACAATTTTTTCAACGTCAGCCAAAAGTATCTGGTACTAGCAGTTCTGTTTACTTGGGACGCAGCTTAGATACACTTCTAGACCGGGCAGATGTGTATCGCAAAGAGTTTCAAGATGAATATATTTCAATTGAACACTTATTGCTGGCTTACGCTAAAGATGACCGTTTTGGCAAAGCTTTATTCCAAGAATTCGGTTTAGACGAAGGCAAACTAAAAGATATTATTAAACAAGTTCGGGGGAGCCAAAAAGTGACCGACCAAAATCCAGAAGGCAAATATGAAGCACTGGAAAAATACGGGCGTGACCTCACAGAAGCCGCGCGTAAAGGTCAACTCGATCCAGTGATTGGGCGAGATGATGAGATTCGTCGGACTGTGCAAATTCTCTCTCGCCGTACCAAGAATAACCCTGTGCTAATTGGTGAACCGGGTGTTGGTAAAACTGCGATCGCTGAAGGATTAGCACAGCGCATTATTGCAGGTGATGTACCCCAATCTCTCAAAGACCGCAAGCTGATTTCTTTAGATATGGGTGCTTTGATTGCGGGGGCAAAATTCCGGGGTGAATTTGAAGAACGCCTGAAAGCAGTATTAAAAGAAGTTACTGAATCTGGCGGCAATATTGTTTTATTTATTGATGAAATTCACACCGTTGTCGGCGCTGGTGCAACTCAAGGCGCAATGGATGCGGGTAACTTATTAAAACCGATGTTGGCGCGGGGCGAATTGCGCTGCATTGGGGCGACAACTCTAGATGAGTACCGCAAACATATCGAAAAGGATGCCGCACTAGAAAGACGCTTCCAGCAAGTTTATGTGGATCAACCTAGTGTAGAAGATAGTATCTCGATTTTGCGCGGCTTGAGAGAACGTTATGAAAACCACCACGGGGTAAAGATTTCTGATAGTGCTTTAGTTGCCGCCGCCGTATTGTCGAGTCGATATATTAGCGATCGCTTCCTCCCTGATAAAGCCATTGACTTGGTAGACGAAGCCGCCGCGAGATTAAAAATGGAGATTACCTCCAAACCAGAAGAACTCGACGAAATCGATCGCAAGATTCTGCAATTGGAAATGGAGAAACTATCGCTGCAAAAAGAAAGCGATGCCGCTTCTCGCGAACGTTTAGAAAGATTAGAAAAAGAAATTGCCGATCTCAAAGAAGAACAAAGAACCCTCAATACTCAATGGCAATCTGAAAAAGATATTATTGACAAAATTCAGTCGGTTAAAAAAGAGATTGAACGGGTGAACTTAGAGATTCAGCAAGCAGAACGCGATTACGATCTTAATCGGGCTGCGGAGTTGAAATACGGTAATTTAACCAGCTTGCATCGCCAATTAGAAGCAGTAGAAACTGAATTGGCAAACGCTCAAAGAAGTGGTAAATCACTATTACGGGAAGAAGTTACAGAAGGTGATATTGCTGAAATTATTTCTAAATGGACAGGGATTCCCATCAGTAAGTTGGTGGAATCTGAGAAAGAAAAACTGCTGCATTTAGAAGATGAACTGCACCGCCGCGTGGTTGGACAAGAAGAAGCAGTCACAGCTGTAGCGGATGCCATTCAGCGATCGCGCGCTGGACTAGCCGATCCCAATCGTCCCATCGCTAGCTTTATTTTCCTTGGGCCGACAGGTGTGGGTAAAACCGAGTTGGCAAAAGCGCTGGCGGGATTTATGTTCGATAGCGAAGATTCGCTAGTGCGAATCGATATGTCAGAGTACATGGAAAAACACGCCGTCTCCCGCTTAATCGGTGCGCCTCCAGGATATGTGGGCTACGAAGAAGGCGGACAACTTACAGAAGCGATTCGCCGCCGTCCTTACTCTGTGATTCTCTTCGACGAAATCGAGAAAGCACACCCGGATGTATTCAATATCTTCTTGCAAATTCTCGATGATGGTCGCGTCACTGATGCCCAAGGTCATAAGGTGGACTTCAAAAACGCTATTATCATCATGACTAGCAACATCGGTTCGCAGTATATTCTTGATGTTGCTGGGGATAATGCCCACTACGATGAAATGCGCCGTCGGGTAATGGAAGCGATGCGGAATAGCTTCCGTCCTGAATTCTTAAACCGGATTGACGAAATTATCATCTTCCACGGTTTAGATAAGAAGGAATTGCGGCAAATTGTACTATTGCAAGTAGAGAGATTGCGCCAAAGATTGAGCGATCGCAAAATATCCCTCAAACTCTCGGATACTGCACTTGACTTTTTAGCAGAAGTAGGGTATGACCCCGTATATGGAGCGCGTCCACTGAAGCGGGCGATTCAGCGCGAGTTAGAAACTCAAATTGCCAAAGCCATCTTGCGTGGTGAATTCAACAACGGCGACACCATCTTTGTAGATGTGCAAAATGAGCGTCTTTCTTTTAGCCGCTTACCTGCTGAAGTGTTTAGCAGCTAA